One Streptomyces sp. NBC_01217 genomic region harbors:
- the pucL gene encoding factor-independent urate hydroxylase, whose product MTADSHRPRPVILGQNQYGKAENRVVRITRDGDTHHIKDLNVSVALSGDMDDVHYSGSNAHVLPTDTTKNTVYAFAKEHGIESAEQFGIHLARHFVTSQEPIRTARIRIEEYAWERIATSEGNSQFIGADEVKHSFVRKGQETRTTQITFDGEKWQIISGLKDLVVMNSTNSEFWGYVKDKYTTLKEAYDRILATEVSAKWRYNWTSDDVRMPNWEKSYEQTRKHLLQAFAETYSLSLQQTLYQMGSRIINSRSEIDEIRFSLPNKHHFLVDLEPFGLKNDNEVYFAADRPYGLIEATVIRDGVEPQIPVDMTNL is encoded by the coding sequence ATGACCGCCGATTCCCACCGCCCCCGCCCTGTGATCCTCGGCCAGAACCAGTACGGCAAAGCGGAGAACCGCGTCGTCAGGATCACCCGCGACGGCGACACCCACCACATCAAGGACCTGAACGTCTCGGTCGCCCTCTCCGGTGACATGGACGACGTCCACTACTCCGGCTCCAACGCCCACGTCCTGCCGACCGACACCACGAAGAACACGGTGTACGCGTTCGCCAAGGAGCACGGCATCGAGTCCGCCGAGCAGTTCGGCATCCACCTCGCCCGTCACTTCGTGACCTCGCAGGAGCCGATCAGGACCGCGCGGATCCGGATCGAGGAGTACGCCTGGGAGCGCATCGCCACCTCCGAAGGCAACTCGCAGTTCATCGGCGCCGACGAGGTCAAGCACTCCTTCGTACGCAAGGGCCAGGAGACGCGCACCACCCAGATCACCTTCGACGGCGAGAAGTGGCAGATCATCTCGGGCCTCAAGGACCTGGTGGTGATGAACTCCACCAACTCCGAGTTCTGGGGCTACGTCAAGGACAAGTACACGACGCTCAAGGAGGCGTACGACCGCATCCTCGCGACCGAGGTGTCCGCCAAGTGGCGGTACAACTGGACCAGCGACGACGTGCGGATGCCGAACTGGGAGAAGTCCTACGAGCAGACGCGCAAGCACCTGCTCCAGGCCTTCGCCGAGACGTACTCCCTCTCCCTGCAGCAGACGCTGTACCAGATGGGCTCGCGCATCATCAACAGCCGCAGCGAGATCGACGAGATCCGCTTCTCGCTGCCGAACAAGCATCACTTCCTCGTGGACCTGGAGCCGTTCGGACTCAAGAACGACAACGAGGTCTACTTCGCGGCGGACCGTCCGTACGGCCTGATCGAGGCCACCGTGATACGGGACGGTGTCGAGCCACAGATCCCGGTCGACATGACCAACCTCTGA
- the uraD gene encoding 2-oxo-4-hydroxy-4-carboxy-5-ureidoimidazoline decarboxylase, which yields MTSSSTPGLARFNTLADDEATTALHEVCASAAWGRVILSRRPYATAEALLLASDAATAALTPQDLAEAMAGHPPIGRPKPGDPTSSREQRGMAGATEELKAEMLELNLAYQERFGHVFLICATGATGEQMRDAVKSRTGNSPEQERDIVRTELGKINRIRLTRLVGEDLKD from the coding sequence GTGACTTCGAGTTCCACACCGGGCCTCGCCCGGTTCAACACCCTGGCGGACGACGAGGCCACCACCGCGCTGCACGAGGTGTGCGCCAGTGCGGCATGGGGAAGAGTGATCCTCTCCCGACGCCCGTACGCCACCGCGGAAGCCCTCCTCCTCGCCAGTGACGCCGCCACGGCAGCGCTGACCCCACAGGATCTGGCCGAGGCTATGGCCGGACACCCGCCGATCGGCCGCCCGAAGCCCGGAGACCCGACCTCCTCCCGCGAACAGCGGGGGATGGCCGGTGCCACCGAGGAACTCAAGGCAGAGATGCTCGAACTGAACCTGGCCTACCAGGAGCGGTTCGGACATGTCTTCCTGATCTGCGCCACCGGAGCCACCGGTGAGCAGATGCGCGACGCGGTGAAGTCCCGGACCGGGAACTCGCCCGAGCAGGAGCGCGACATCGTGCGCACCGAACTGGGCAAGATCAACCGCATCCGGCTCACCCGGCTCGTAGGAGAGGACCTCAAGGACTGA
- a CDS encoding helix-turn-helix domain-containing protein codes for MTEPADHPLVTAVKPLVDAIGAELLGPELAQADDVVLAWEGEDVIAVRLPQLSESLDHILAAMERRHGKPLAELDRKAKQSVVRTLEARGAFSVRHGVETVAGALGVSRFTVYNYLNRENAAKGE; via the coding sequence GTGACCGAACCGGCGGACCACCCGCTCGTCACCGCGGTCAAGCCGCTCGTCGACGCCATCGGCGCCGAGCTGCTCGGGCCCGAGCTGGCGCAGGCCGACGACGTCGTGCTGGCCTGGGAGGGCGAGGACGTCATAGCGGTCCGGCTGCCCCAGCTCTCGGAATCGCTGGACCACATCCTGGCGGCCATGGAGCGCCGCCACGGCAAGCCGCTCGCCGAGCTCGACCGCAAGGCCAAGCAGTCGGTGGTGCGGACCCTGGAGGCACGCGGTGCCTTCTCCGTACGGCACGGTGTGGAGACGGTGGCGGGTGCGCTGGGGGTCAGCCGCTTCACCGTTTACAACTACCTCAACAGGGAAAATGCCGCCAAGGGCGAGTAG
- the uraH gene encoding hydroxyisourate hydrolase, protein MSTETTASVSTHILDTSVGRPAGGVAVSLAARSGREGAWAALGGSVTDADGRCKDLPSLPEGTTHVRLDFDVETYFSKNQAEAQQDAPRVRDSGAFFPEVAITFAVEPGEHYHVPLLLNPFGYSVYRGS, encoded by the coding sequence ATGAGCACCGAAACCACCGCATCGGTGTCCACGCACATCCTGGACACCAGCGTCGGACGCCCCGCCGGGGGTGTCGCCGTCTCGCTGGCCGCCCGCTCGGGCCGCGAAGGCGCGTGGGCGGCGCTCGGCGGCTCCGTGACCGACGCGGACGGGCGCTGCAAGGACCTGCCGTCCCTGCCGGAAGGCACGACTCATGTGCGACTCGACTTCGACGTCGAGACGTACTTCTCCAAGAATCAAGCCGAGGCGCAGCAGGACGCCCCCCGCGTAAGGGACAGCGGTGCGTTCTTCCCGGAAGTGGCGATCACCTTCGCCGTCGAGCCGGGCGAGCACTATCACGTACCGCTGCTGCTCAACCCGTTCGGCTACTCCGTTTACCGAGGGAGCTAG
- a CDS encoding nucleobase:cation symporter-2 family protein, with product MAATPRFRNDAVAAPDTAPHSIASHPAPDPASADRKHPVDETLPPLRMFTSGLQHVAAMYAGVVAPPMILGPAVGLTPKETAFLMGASLFTAGLATLLQTLGLWRIGARLPFVNGVSFAGVTPMVAIGKDRGHEGIAVIFGAIIVAGLLGFLLAPYFCKLVRFFPPVVTGTVITLIGVSLLPVAFNWSQGGNATADDYGSTTNIIMAAVTLVIVIALRRLLRGFLQQIAILLGLVIGTLIAIPVGITDFGAIKGADLIGFPTPFHFGAPQFEVAAIVSMCIVMLVCMTESTADMLALGRIVDRPADERTIEGGLRADTLGSAISPLFNGFMCSAFAQNIGLVAMTKVRSRFVVAAGGGILIVLGLVPVAASVIALVPLPVLGGAGIMLFGSVAASGIQTLATAALEKGENALIVAAAVGIGLIPIAAPDFYHAFPKDALVVLDSGISTGCVVAIVLNLAFNHLGRKPDPVGAH from the coding sequence GTGGCAGCCACGCCCAGGTTTCGCAACGACGCAGTCGCAGCACCCGACACCGCCCCCCACTCCATCGCCTCGCACCCCGCCCCCGATCCGGCCTCCGCCGACCGAAAACATCCGGTCGACGAGACGCTCCCGCCGCTGAGGATGTTCACCAGCGGCCTCCAGCACGTCGCCGCGATGTACGCGGGCGTGGTGGCCCCGCCGATGATCCTGGGACCCGCCGTGGGTCTCACGCCCAAGGAGACCGCCTTCCTGATGGGGGCGAGCCTCTTCACCGCAGGCCTGGCCACCCTGCTCCAGACCCTCGGCCTCTGGCGCATCGGCGCCCGGCTGCCGTTCGTCAACGGTGTCTCGTTCGCCGGGGTCACCCCGATGGTGGCGATCGGAAAGGACCGCGGACACGAGGGCATCGCCGTCATATTCGGCGCGATCATCGTCGCCGGTCTGCTCGGCTTCCTGCTCGCCCCGTACTTCTGCAAGCTGGTCCGGTTCTTCCCGCCCGTCGTCACCGGCACCGTCATCACCCTGATCGGCGTCTCGCTGCTGCCGGTCGCCTTCAACTGGTCCCAGGGCGGCAACGCCACGGCCGACGACTACGGTTCGACGACCAACATCATCATGGCCGCGGTCACACTGGTGATCGTCATCGCGCTGCGCAGACTGCTGCGCGGCTTCCTCCAGCAGATCGCCATCCTGCTGGGGCTGGTCATCGGCACGCTGATCGCGATCCCGGTCGGCATCACCGACTTCGGCGCCATCAAGGGCGCCGACCTCATCGGCTTCCCGACGCCGTTCCACTTCGGCGCACCGCAGTTCGAGGTCGCCGCGATCGTCTCCATGTGCATCGTGATGCTGGTCTGCATGACCGAGTCCACTGCTGACATGCTCGCTCTCGGCAGGATCGTCGACCGTCCGGCGGACGAGCGGACCATCGAGGGCGGTCTGCGCGCCGACACTCTGGGCAGCGCCATCAGTCCACTCTTCAACGGCTTCATGTGCAGCGCCTTCGCCCAGAACATCGGGCTCGTCGCGATGACCAAGGTCCGCAGCCGGTTCGTGGTCGCGGCGGGCGGTGGCATCCTGATCGTGCTCGGGCTGGTCCCCGTGGCCGCATCCGTCATCGCGCTCGTCCCGCTGCCGGTCCTCGGCGGCGCGGGCATCATGCTCTTCGGCTCGGTCGCCGCGAGCGGCATCCAGACGCTGGCGACCGCCGCGCTGGAGAAGGGTGAGAACGCGCTGATCGTGGCGGCGGCCGTGGGCATCGGCCTGATCCCGATCGCCGCGCCGGATTTCTACCACGCGTTCCCGAAGGACGCGCTCGTCGTGCTCGACTCCGGGATCTCGACCGGATGCGTTGTCGCGATCGTGCTCAACCTGGCCTTCAACCACCTCGGCAGGAAGCCGGATCCGGTGGGTGCGCACTGA
- a CDS encoding 8-oxoguanine deaminase, whose amino-acid sequence MAAPEPVERIVIENCSIATVDADDTEYASGHVVVAGNRIESVGAGRAPEGLENVVRRIDGTGHLATPGLINTHHHFYQWITRGLATDHNLFDWLVALYPTWARIDEPMVRAAAQGSLAMMARGGVTTAMDHHYVYPQGAGDLSGAIIGAARDMGVRFTLARGSMDRSVKDGGLPPDFAVESLDGALAATEATVDAHHDASFDAMTQIAVAPCSPFSISTELLRQGAELARRKGVRMHTHGSETVEEEKFCHELFGMGPTDYFESTGWLGDDVWMAHCVHMNDSDIAAFARTGTGVAHCPSSNARLAAGIARVPDMLAAGVPVGLGVDGTASNESGELHTELRNALLINRLGAHREKALNARQALRLGTYGGAQVLGRADQIGSLEPGKLADLVLWKLDTLAHASIADPVTALVFGAAAPVTLSLVNGRPVVEGNHLITADEDAIARATRDEARRLARIAAGA is encoded by the coding sequence ATGGCAGCCCCTGAGCCCGTGGAACGCATCGTCATCGAGAACTGTTCGATCGCGACCGTCGACGCCGACGACACCGAGTACGCCTCGGGCCATGTCGTCGTCGCGGGAAACCGCATCGAATCCGTCGGCGCGGGCCGGGCGCCCGAGGGCCTGGAGAACGTCGTACGCCGCATCGACGGCACCGGCCATCTGGCCACCCCCGGCCTGATCAACACCCACCACCACTTCTACCAGTGGATCACCCGGGGCCTCGCCACCGACCACAACCTCTTCGACTGGCTGGTCGCGCTGTATCCGACGTGGGCGCGCATCGACGAGCCGATGGTCCGCGCCGCCGCGCAGGGCTCGCTCGCCATGATGGCCCGCGGCGGCGTCACCACCGCCATGGACCACCACTACGTCTACCCGCAGGGGGCCGGCGATCTGTCCGGCGCCATCATCGGGGCCGCCCGTGACATGGGCGTACGGTTCACCCTCGCCCGCGGTTCCATGGACCGCAGCGTCAAGGACGGCGGGCTGCCGCCGGACTTCGCCGTGGAGAGCCTCGACGGTGCGCTCGCCGCCACCGAGGCGACCGTCGACGCACACCACGACGCCTCGTTCGACGCGATGACCCAGATCGCCGTCGCGCCCTGCTCCCCGTTCTCCATCTCCACCGAACTGCTGCGACAGGGCGCCGAGCTGGCGCGTCGCAAGGGAGTGCGCATGCACACCCACGGCTCGGAGACCGTGGAGGAGGAGAAGTTCTGCCACGAGCTGTTCGGGATGGGCCCGACCGACTACTTCGAGTCGACCGGCTGGCTCGGCGACGACGTGTGGATGGCGCACTGCGTCCATATGAACGACTCCGACATCGCCGCCTTCGCCCGCACCGGTACGGGCGTCGCGCACTGCCCCTCTTCCAACGCCCGGCTCGCCGCGGGCATCGCCCGGGTGCCCGACATGCTCGCCGCGGGCGTCCCGGTCGGCCTCGGCGTCGACGGCACCGCCTCCAACGAGTCCGGCGAACTCCACACCGAACTGCGCAACGCCCTCCTCATCAACCGCCTCGGCGCCCACCGCGAGAAGGCCCTGAACGCCCGTCAGGCCCTGCGCCTGGGAACGTACGGCGGCGCCCAGGTGCTCGGCCGCGCCGACCAGATCGGCTCCCTGGAGCCCGGCAAGCTCGCCGACCTGGTGCTCTGGAAGCTGGACACCCTCGCCCACGCCTCCATCGCGGACCCGGTGACCGCACTCGTCTTCGGCGCCGCGGCCCCCGTCACCCTCTCCCTCGTCAACGGCAGGCCGGTCGTCGAGGGCAACCACCTGATCACCGCGGACGAGGACGCCATCGCCCGCGCCACCCGCGACGAGGCCCGCCGCCTCGCGCGGATCGCCGCCGGAGCCTGA